One window of the Actinomyces procaprae genome contains the following:
- a CDS encoding SDR family oxidoreductase codes for MTSRRPLALVTGATSGIGLAICRDLARDHDLVLVARSAENLESCADALRAAHGASVRTLPLDLTDDAAVATAMEDLDLELLDVLVHSAGMESAAALAELTAEQWRRVLDLNVVAPAHLTRLLLDPLRGARGLVVLINSGGGLRVWPGQTLYCASKHALRAFADGLREEERGRVRVTTIYPGRVDTPMQRRLHHKNASMVEGAVDGGAGRPYRAADHMTAQSVAASVRVAVDMPLDAVVEDLSVRPGRML; via the coding sequence GTGACTTCCCGACGCCCGCTCGCGCTGGTCACGGGAGCCACATCCGGCATCGGCCTGGCAATCTGCCGCGACCTGGCCAGGGACCACGATCTGGTCCTCGTGGCGCGCAGCGCCGAGAACCTGGAATCGTGCGCCGACGCGCTCAGGGCCGCCCACGGCGCCTCGGTCAGGACCCTGCCCCTGGACCTTACCGATGACGCGGCCGTGGCCACTGCGATGGAGGATCTGGACCTGGAGCTGCTCGACGTGCTCGTGCACTCGGCCGGCATGGAGTCCGCTGCCGCACTGGCGGAGCTCACTGCCGAGCAGTGGCGGCGGGTACTGGATCTGAATGTGGTCGCCCCGGCGCATCTGACCCGCCTGCTGCTGGATCCGTTACGCGGGGCGCGCGGGCTGGTGGTGCTCATTAACTCCGGCGGGGGGCTGCGCGTATGGCCGGGGCAGACCCTCTACTGCGCCTCCAAGCACGCGCTGCGGGCCTTTGCCGACGGTTTGCGGGAGGAGGAACGCGGCCGTGTGCGCGTCACCACGATCTATCCCGGCCGGGTTGATACCCCGATGCAGCGGCGCCTGCACCACAAGAATGCCTCCATGGTGGAGGGAGCCGTCGACGGCGGAGCGGGACGTCCCTACCGCGCCGCGGATCATATGACGGCGCAATCGGTAGCCGCGTCGGTGCGGGTGGCGGTTGATATGCCGCTGGATGCCGTCGTCGAGGACCTTTCGGTCCGCCCCGGCCGGATGCTCTGA